In the genome of Arachis stenosperma cultivar V10309 chromosome 2, arast.V10309.gnm1.PFL2, whole genome shotgun sequence, the window aagattattattaaatattttatgttaaatttatgcccccaaaattttgtttcaagttTCGCCACTACTTTCAGGGACAATTTTAACTATtctcaaaataaaaatgataaaatataattagtgAACAAGTGTGTGGAtcaaaaataaaagacaaaatAGATATTTGACCAAACCAATCTTTTTTTCAGTAGCACGAAGCAACAGTGTACGAGTACAAAAATGGTAAAATGCTGGGCTAACTTCATATTTTGGCCAAACCAAAATATCCAGcctatataaaataaaaaacaacacCCTCGTAAGCCTATTGGCCGAAAACAAAAGCACGTGCCATTAAACATTAATCATCCTTcattagatttttaattatctGACACAAGGGATATACGATCTGAACTCACCTGACTCTAACAGCTTTTTGATATAGGTCCCACCGTTTGGCAGAACCTGTTTTCTCGTACGTGTCCCAAGAACAATTCGTCCACATCAGATCCAAACTTTTAGATGTTCATCTCTATCCAAACCATAAAACTCTCGAATAACTAATTCTTAATGGAGAAAGAATGCTACTTTTATCTTTAGAAAACTCTCAAATTTCATAATTCAAAACATCAATCCAATCTCTCTCATGATTTTTTTGTCTTTAGTGAGTCTCAACTCCCAAGTATTTGAACTATCAAAAATAACCTTTTAcacttttaaataatttttttaccaaTAATTTCTAGAGTTGAAAGGTCTCTagattcaataaaaaaaaatgcatattttGCAAACACTAATCAACAACATTTCTCATACAACAAATTCAAATTGAGAGGTTGAATATTAGAGCGTTGACATAGATGGCTAGATATTATACtaaaatttgtaaaataatattattttaattttgatgttcaaataacaaaaaaaataacaccACTTGTTTGgataagaaaaattttaataaagatTAGGCAcgatattatttttagattatTTAAATGCTAAAACTAAAACCACGTTATTCTATAAAATTTTGCATGACATCTGACCATCTCCACCAGTATTTTATTAACCTCGGTGCATTGAAAATGGTCGACTTAGGTTACATTCATATAAAGTTTGGAGACTAAATTATTAAATCAAGACTGCAAGTTTAGGGACCAGGTATTATTCTCTCATCCATAGTCCATCTACTTATAGCAAAGTGAGGACTTATAGTTATATGCCTTGGTGTAGGTCAACGGGTTTTGgtcttttatttttgtcatcGGCAAGTCGTCTTCTTCACTTGTAGAGTCACAGAAACCATTCCATCTGATCCATGTCATCCACATCCAGAAGCACTCCCAACCCAAGATGGATCTACGATGTGTTCTTGAATTTCAGGGGCAGAGACACTCGTGCAATATTCGTTTCTCATCTATACAACTCTCTCACAAATGCAGGGATTTATGTTTTCAAGGATAACGAGGAGCTTCCCCTGGGAGGGCAGATCTCTGAGTCACTTTTACAAGCAATCCAAGTTTCTAACATCGCTATTATTGTTTTCTCAAGAAACTATGGGAACTCAAAATGGTGTCTAAAAGAGCTGGAGAAAATCATGGACTGTCGCAGAACCAAACGTCAGGTGGTGATCCCCGTTTTCTATAACATAGATCCTTCAGATGTTGGTTACCAGAAGGGCGCGTTTGGGAAAGCTTTTCAACAACTTAGGAAAAGAGTCTCAAACCATGAAATCAGAGTCTGGGAGAAAATTCTCGGTGAAGCTAGCAAATTGTCCGGATTTCATCTGAATAATTCCAGGTAtatagtgtgtgtttggattacagTTTGCAAACCAGAGTttgcataaaattgattttgtaaaattgatcTTGATGATAAGTTAGTTTGGATTAACGtaatttatgtttggtaatctttatatcaaaattgattatagtaaaataaatgttgtttggattatactactcaaaatcacttttagatgaaaaattactaaaatagacatCGATTTTATATACCTGCAAAATAagaatactataaaaaataatataaaaaatatttatcatataaataaaataaatacaataaaaaataaaaatataaaagagagtaCTAGTATCATTCttatagaagaaaatgaaggGTAGGGTTggtaaaaaagaaatattttagcTTCTCCTAAACGTGAAACGTGAAACGTGAAACGCAGAAACTACAAATTTGAGATTCTCCTAAACGTGGGTTCAGAGGCAGAATCAATTCTGCGTTCACAAAGATAAAAATTGCCAAACATCAAAGTGAAACTTCCAAGAAATTCAAACGGGCTTCTCTCCTCTCCATCGTGTTTGCCAAACACACCCGTACTCATTTGTGTTTACTTTTGTTTCCAGATTTTCGTGCGTCGATAAGAATATTCGTGGCCTTCCAATTTTCAAGACGTTGACCCGAAAATAATCACTAGAATTGATCTAGTAGTGAGGGATTTCAGTATTATGCATGATGTTTTAGACTCAAACCTAATTGCTATCAGGTAAAACAGAAAGTTGGTTATTCATATAAAAATGTCACCTGAAGATAATAGCTAAGAGGTAGTTAGTCATGTTCTTAACTAGGTGACTTCTGTGATGGCCATCTTTGTTCCATGGCTAACGTGGCTACAAGTGACTGACAAATCACAAGTGACTGACAAATCACAATGAGACACGTGAAAGATAGAATATTTGCTGACCATGATTTTGACCGGTGTggtaaatgtttttatttttttgtcttggCTTCTCACTATCAACGAAACAATATGGAGAAAATTTTACTCTCCTCTCCTATGAGAggctaaaataatattttcttcttttttattttataaatgtatatttttttttcttctaatttttaaaaaatctcttctttaatccattttaaactttttgtattaactaatgttaattttatctattttttaagaaaaaataaattatttttaaaaaatatccattaacaaaaattttagtttttatcattaaattttgcttaccAAAATACTCTTTagtaaattattcttttattgattatattgtatttttaaaagatttaataattatattattttttgaaaaatatccttcaataattttttaattattaaattataattttaccaaaatttttgttaacaatttttttatattttactattaattttttgatatatatatatatatatatatatatatatattattttaacattaaataaaaaattttagtaagattatttttcaatatcaatatatattaattgttatacatattaacagtgtaaatttttttatttaatgttaaaataatatatattaatattaaaaaattaataataaaatataaaaataattattaacaaaaattttgataaaatcataatttaataattaaaaaattattgaagagtAGATATCTtagaaaaagaataatttaattattaattttttaaaaatattttggtaagcaaaatttaatgataaaaaa includes:
- the LOC130961903 gene encoding TMV resistance protein N-like, with product MSSTSRSTPNPRWIYDVFLNFRGRDTRAIFVSHLYNSLTNAGIYVFKDNEELPLGGQISESLLQAIQVSNIAIIVFSRNYGNSKWCLKELEKIMDCRRTKRQVVIPVFYNIDPSDVGYQKGAFGKAFQQLRKRVSNHEIRVWEKILGEASKLSGFHLNNSRFSCVDKNIRGLPIFKTLTRK